The nucleotide window TCATGCGGAGAATACTCAATGGTATGCAGGAAACTATTAGTATGGACCAACTGCCTCCGGGTGTCTATCATTGCAGCATTTTCCTGGGCAATCAGCGCATTTATTCGGGGAAGATCGTCAAACAATAAGCTACCACATAAAAAAGGGCCGACCAGATGATGGTCGGCCCTTTGTATAGTAATATAAGTTTATTACAGGTGGATTGCTTCGCCGTAAGCTACTTCGATCGCATCTTTTACAGATTCGCTCATAGTAGGATGTGGGTGGATGGAATCCAGCACTTCCTGGTAAGTAGTTTCCAGTTTGCGTGCTACTACTGTTTCCGCGATGATTTCAGTTACGTTGGCACCGATCATGTGGGTACCTAACCATTCGCCGTATTTAGCGTCGAAGATTACTTTTACGAAACCTTCAGTAGCGCCTGCAGCAGAAGCTTTACCGGAAGCAGAGAATGGGAATTTACCCACTTTCACTTCGTAGCCTGCTTCTTTAGCAGCTTTTTCAGTGTAACCTACAGAAGCGATTTCAGGAGCGCAGTAAGTACATCCCGGAATGTTCATGTAGTCGATGGTTTCAGGTTTGTGAGCGTATTTTTTCTCGTTGTAAGCGATAGCTTCCACGCAAACGATACCTTCTTTGGAGGCTACGTGTGCCAGCGCCTGACCAGGAACCATGTCACCGATAGCATAGATACCAGGAACATTGGTCTGGTAGTATTTATCTACTACTACGCGGCCTTTGTCGGTTTTGATACCCATTGCTTCGAGGCCGATGTTTTCGATGTTGGCAGCGATACCTACAGCGCTCAGTACCACGTCTGCTTCCAGGGTGATTTCACCGGTCTGTGTTTTCACTTTTGCTTTCACACCGTTACCAGCAGCTTCTACCGCTTCTACAGAAGCGTTGGTCATGATTTCGATACCTTTTTTCTTGTATATTTTTTCCAGTTCTTTGGAGATGTCTTCATCTTCCACCGGAACGATACGTGGCAAGAACTCAACGATGGTTACTTTGGTACCAAGGGTAGCATAGAAGTAAGCGAACTCAACGCCGATAGCGCCGGAACCAACCACGATCATGGATTTAGGCTGCTGAGGCAGTACCATCGCCTGACGGTAGCCGATCACATTTTTACCATCGATCTTCAGGTTAGGCAGCTCACGGGCACGTGCACCGGTAGCCAGGATGATGTGTTTAGCTTCGTGTACAGTAGCTTTACCGTCTTTGTCAGTAACTTCCACCTGTCCTTTCGCTTTCACTTTACCGTCGCCCATGAGGACGTCGATTTTATTTTTCTTCATCAGGAACTGAACGCCCCTGCTCATTTTATCAGCAACACCACGACTGCGCTTGATAACAGCTTCAAAATCAACTTTCGCATCTCCGATGGTGATACCGTAGTCTTTTGAATGCTGCGTATATTCGAAAACCTGTGCTGTTTTTAATAACGCTTTGGTTGGAATACAGCCCCAGTTTAAACAGATACCACCCAGGCTCTCTCTTTCCACTACCGCGGTTTTAAATCCCAGCTGCGAAGCACGGATAGCAGCCACATATCCACCAGGGCCACTACCAATTACGATTACGTCGTATGCCATATTGTTTAATTTTAATTGAAACTTGCCAAAGGTAAAACAATAATTGGGAATTGCGAATTACGAATTTGGGCGAAGATGTAAGCGGAGAAGGGACTTACCCGTTCTTCGATTACAACTTCGCCCATATTCACAATTTATGATCGGCGATTCACCATTTTATCTCAGATCCACTACTTCTACGCCAGGATACTTTTTAGCATCAAATGTAAAGGTTGCATCCGTTACATTGGCATTAGGTGTAAAGCTGGTGATTTCGTAAGTGTAGTGGTTACCGTTTTTCTCGAACACCTTCATCTTGGCGATGCTCTGGTTCTTTTTGTCTACGGAAACGATTACCTTAAAAATATTCTTGGACTTATCTGTAGGTGTCAGCTCTATATTTTGCAGCACCTTGCCTTTTTCATTGGTTTCTCCATCCAGGCGGTACAGATAATCTTTATCGTAGAAGTTGGTGAAGAGCTTAGCGGGAGTCATAGCGCCGCTGCTCTGGTCTACATTGTTGATAGTCACTTCATTCACATCCTTGGCATATGTCCAGGAGGTTTTGTTATCGCTGATGATTTCCTGGCCGGGCAGGGTAACTTTATATTTAGCTCCTTTCAGGTAAACGGTACCCTTTTTGGAATCGTTTACACCATTCTTGGCTCCTTCCACTCTGAGGACGAAATTCGCAACTACGCTTTTTAAAGATTTGAATTTATTGCTTACGCCATCCAGGACTGTTTTGGCTTTCGGATCGTTGGCAACCTTAGACTGGGCCATGCCGCTGAAAACGATACCACTTAACAATAATCCTGTCAATACAAATTTCTTCATTGTAGATTTTTTTGATTTTCTAAACCTGCCATGTCAAATGCCATGCCGGTTGTAATGTTGGTCCTTAATGGAGTGCAAAATTCGCGTTATTTTATCAAATGCGTAACACATCTCCAAAAAAATTAATACATTATAACAAATCGTTAAGGATTTCCTGTAGCTCGGAGTCGGTCTTCACCAGTACATCCCTGGCTTTGGAACCCATATTGGGCCCTACAATACCGGCAGCCTCCAGCTGGTCCATCAAACGGCCGGCCCTGTTATATCCCAGCTTCATTCTCCGTTGCAGCAAAGAAGTAGATCCCTGCTGGGTTTGAACGATCACCTGTGCAGCTTCTTCAAACAGCGGATCTCTGTCTGCAAGGCTCAGCTCCTTACCCTCGCTGTCTTTGTCGTCTACATATTCCGGCAGCAGGAAAGCATCGGGGTAACCTTTCTGATGACCGATAAATTCGGCTACATTTTCCACCTCCGGCGTATCCACAAAGGCGCACTGAAGACGGACCAGTTCCCCATTGAAAGACACCAGCATGTCCCCCTGGCCTATCAGCTGCTCGGCGCCGCCTATATCCAGGATGGTGCGGGAGTCTATTTTGGAAGACACTTTAAAGGCTACACGAGCCGGGAAGTTGGCTTTAATAGTACCCGTAATGATGTTTACAGACGGGCGCTGCGTAGCGATGATCAGGTGGATACCTACCGCACGCGCCAGCTGGGCCAGACGGGCAATCGGCATTTCCACTTCCTTGCCGGCCGTCATGATCAGGTCGGCAAACTCATCGACCACCAGTACGATGAAGGGCAGATAACGATGTCCCTTCTGCGGATTGAGCCTGCGCTGGGTGAACTTGGCATTGTACTCCCGGATGTTACGGGTACCGGCTTCCTTCAGCAGGTCGTAACGCAGGTCCATCTCAATACACAATGCATTGAGTGTATGGATCACCTTTTTGGTGTCGGTGATAATGGCATCATCTTCTCCGGGCAGTTTGGCCAGAAAGTGCTTTTCTATCAGCTTGTACAGCGACAGCTCTACCTTTTTAGGGTCTACCAGCACAAACTTCAGCTGGGAAGGATGTTTTTTATACAGTAGTGATACCAGCAAGGTATTGATACCTACTGATTTACCCTGACCGGTAGCACCCGCCATCAGCAGGTGAGGCATTTTAGCCAGGTCAGCAATAAAGTTTTCGTTGTCGATTTTCTTACCCAGAGCGATGGGCAGGTCCATGGTGCTGGACTGGAATTTCTCAGATGCCAGCAGGTTTTTGAGGGACACAATGCTCTTTTTCACATTGGGCACTTCAATACCGATGGTACCTTTACCCGGAATGGGCGCAATGATACGGATACCCAGGGCCGACAGGCTCAATGCGATATCATCTTCCAGGTTTTTGATACGGGAGATACGTACGCCGGCGGCTGGTACGATCTCGTACAACGTAACGGTAGGACCTACCGTGGCGCTGATTTTCTGGATAGAGATATCATAGTTTTTGAGGGTGTCGATGATCTGGTTTTTGTTTTTCTCCAGCTCGCCGGTATCCTGTACAATGATTTTATCGGCGTTGTGATTTTCGAGCAGATCGAGGCCGGGATAGCGGTAGTCGCGCAGATCCAGGGAAGGATCATAAGGATCTACGGGCACAGTGGGGCGCACCGTTGCCAGCTCTTCTGTATCGTCCTCTTCATCCTTAAATGTTTGCTTTATCTCAAATGCCACTTCCTCTGGCTGATTTCTCTTCTTAGGTGGTGCAGGTGATTCTTCCGGCACTTCCTCCACATACAGGAGCGGGCCCGGGTCTTCTTCCTCCTCTTCCTCTTCTATCATTTCCGGTTCCGGAGGTGCAGGCATCTTAGCCACCGGTGGCTGTGGTGGCGGTGTTGGTGCTACCGGCGGCATGTAGGGTACATGGGCAGGCATCACCGGTTCTTCCTCCTTCTCAATCAGCTGCATAGGAATCTCTTCAAGTTCTTCTTCTTCCTCCTGCAGTTGCGGAGCCAGTGGTACATTGCCTTTCAGGCTGTTGCCTCTGGCGGGTTCTGGTACCGGAGCTGTTGCCTGCATGTTGGTGGCGGGCGTAACGGGCACTGGAGTGTTTGCCACTACAGGAGCCACCGGTACGGGTTTAGGCGGTTTTACCTTTTTCTCCGGCCATTTAAAGTTGAAGTTAAATTTCCAGATGAGCCAGGAGAAACCGGCTACCAGCAAGAGTAATGCAGTACCTGTTTTACCAACAAATCCGGAAGTCCATTTGTCGAGGGCATTGCCCAGGGCTCCGCCCCAGGGGAAATCGGCTCCGTTGGCCACAAAAGCCATGGACATACTGATAAACAGAAGGCCAAAGATGATGTATTTGACATTGCGCCAGACGCGGAAAACGCGGCGGCCTACAATAAAATTGACACCTATGATAAAAAAGAAATAACAGAACAGATAGGCAGCAATGCCTACCCCATTGTAAAAGAAGTTGTGTGACACGTAGGCTCCCAGGCGGCCCAGCAGGTTATCCACCTTCACATCTCCGATGAGGAGTTCTTTGGTGGAATAGCGGAATACTTTGTCCTGGTCATCTTCCCAGGTGAAGAGATACGAGGTGAAGGCAATGAAGCAATAGACAGACAGCAGCAGAAAGAACACGCCCATTACTTTATGGGTGCGTTCGTCCTTAACGAGTTCTTTTACTTTCACCTCAGGCTCCTTGTCTTTCTTCAGCACATCAGGATTGGGGGCGGGTGCCTTTGGCTTTTTGCTTTCCGGTTTTTCGGTTTTCAGTTTATTCTTGGACATAATCTAGCTTCAAAATTGGGATTACCTGGCCCGGGGTGGCAGCTGCAGTATCCAGTGCGCGATAAATTCCGGTACCAGGGGATCAATGGTCTGTTCCAGGTCACCATATTCTCCTACGGTGCATGTTTTACAGCGCTGGAACAAATGATTTAATCCGTCGAATTTCCGGATGGTGACCAGCATATTCCCATTTTCACGCAGCGCGCGTTCTATGGCATTCAGATTGGTGGTGGCTTCTACCTGCATGTCTCTTGTACCGTTGATGGCCATAAACGGGCATTTGATCTGTTTCAGGTAATCCAGTGGCTTGTATAATAATATTGATGACAGTTCCCGATCAAAATGTATATCATTCACGAATGTTTCTTCCGACACCTGTTTTTTGACTTCTTCCGGCGAAGCGCGGTAGATATCGCGGAGTGCCGACTTTGCTCTCGTAGCGGCCACTACATAGTTGGTATCGCTGGCCAGAGCATCCCAGTATGGTTTAAGACTTTCCACACGGGCTTTTATTTCGGCATCGGATTCTCCGGCCATTCTGCCGTCCATGATTACTTTCTGGTCTACCAGTTGTCTGCCGGTAATACCCGGGCCTGCCATTGAAACTACAAAAGCTATCGATTTATTGTTAGCTGCGGCAATTTGTGCGACGATGGCGCCTTCGCTATGTCCAAGCAGACCTACCGTATACGGATCTACGTCTTTTCTTGTTTTGAGATAGGCGATGGCGGCGTTGGCATCTCCCGCAAAATCATAGATGTTTGATTTTTCGTACACGCCTCCGGAGGCGCCTACCCCGCGGTCATCGAAGCGCAGGCTGGCGATGCCGTTGCGGGCCAGAAAGTCGGCCAGTACCAGGAAGGTTTTATGGCCGGCCATTTCATCATTGCGGTCCTGAGGGCCGGAGCCGTTCAGCAGCACTACCACCGGGTATCTCCCCCACTCTGCCGGACGGGTAAAGGTTCCGGCCAGGGAGACATGGTCATGCTCGTTAGTGAACTTTACCTCATCAGTATGATAAGGATATGGCGGCTTTGGCTCCTGTGGCCGTTTGTACACATCGCTCTGTCTGATTTCCCTGCGTGACAGGTTAAACTCGCCCTGCTGGCCGTTCCAGGTGAATATCCCCTGAAACTGTTTGCTGGCTTCATTCCATACACCAGTGTAGGCAAACTTGATAGTATCTACGCGCAGCAGCAGCGTATCCTGACGGTAAATAACATGGTCCAGGGTGATGGCTTCATCGTTGTAATCGGGATTACGCAATTCTCCCTTATAACCATCTCTTTCTTTTTCCAGCACCACAGTCAGGCGTTGTTTGTCGCCGTAGTAGGATTTGGTTACCCCGTACCATTTACCGGTAATATCTTTTGACTGTTGCGCCCATGCTACTGTACATAAGCTGATACTCAACCACAGCAACCAAAGTCCTTTATGCATATATGATCTGCTTTACGCTTTAATTTTCAAAACTCCCATGAGCAGACTAATCCAGCCTGCGATGAACACCAGCCCTCCGATGGGTGTGATAATACCGATACCTCTCAACCCTACACTACCAGTGGCTTTGAGCATGGTGAGCGCATAGAGGGAACCGGAGAACAGGAAGATGCCGATGATAAAACATCTGCCGGCCCATTCCAATTGAGCGCCCGGAACATGAGCAAAGAGAATGCCGGTAACTAATAATGCAAATACATGATAGAACTGGTAAGTAACGCCTGTCTGGAAAGTAGATACTGTTTCGGGGGGTACCAGCTCTTTCAGTTTATGTGCGCCAAAAGCGCCTAAAATCACTGCCAGTGCACCCAAAGCAGCTGCCCATACTAAAAAACTCTTATGCATGTTCAATATTTTTTGTAAAGGTATCCAATGAAATATTATCGGATGAAATTATATGCCTGGACTGTTCATAAAAAGGTCTGCGTTCGGCCATCTTTTTTTCCACAAAGTCGAGCAGGTCTTCATCATCGAGGTCCTGGATCAGCGGCCGTTTGTGTTTTTTGCGTTGCAGCCTTTCCACCATTGCTTCGAGGGAAGGGTTGATCCAGATGGTGATGCCGTGTTCGTTCATGAAGTCCATGTTGTCCTGAAAGCAGGGCGTGCCGCCGCCGCAGGAGATCAGAAAATTGTCCTGCCGGGACAGTTCACGCAGCAACAAGCTCTCCTTTTCCCGGAAATAATCTTCGCCTTTGGTGGCGAAGATGTCGCTGATAGCCATTTCTTCCGCCTCTACGATCACTTCATCCAGATCATAGTAGGGCAACTGCCAGTGATCGGCCAGCTGTTTGCCCCAATAGGATTTTCCGGCTCCCATGAAGCCGAGCAAGAATATTTTCATAAGTCAAAATAACGCAACAGTTAGTAAAATTCCTTTCCTCACGCCGGATGTGTCCATGCCAGGCACAGACCATTCTCTATTATATATTGCAAATATAACCGGGTATTTGAATCCGGCTTCACAAAATTAGCGCTGATAAAGCCCATCGGCTGATAGACAAAGGGTTGCAGCACCAGGTTCTCTCTAAAATCAACGCTTCCCAGCCCGTACCATTTAAACATTGCTTCCTTAGCGCTCCAGCAGATGGTTTTATGGGGTAATGCATGTGTAGGATCAATAAAATCCCGTTCGTCGGGTGACAGGAACTTATGCGACACCTTTTCTATCTTATCTTTCACTTCTTCTATATCTATCCCTACAGCGGCTTTGGTACTCACGATGGCTGCTACATGATCTCCGCAGTGGGAGATGGAGAAATGGTAGCTATCGCAGGTCAGTACTGGCTTACGGGATCCTGATATCTGAATCTTTTCGATGGGGAATTCAGGGAAAAGCGTTACCAGCAGATATCTGCCTGCAAAATGCTGTAATCTTTTGTGTGGATGATGGATCTCGGGGCTGATGTTAACCCGCTCCCGGAAGAAACTTTCCTGCTCTTCGATGCTCCACACGCCCAATCTGGTTTCCGGATCAATTTGTATGGTACGTATTAATGGCATATCTTGCCAAATTAAAGCAAAAAAGCATAAATAAAAGAAAAGGTTTCGCTTTTAACGCACCTTTATAAAATGCCCGAAGCTTTTATGCTACTACTAAAACACCTAACATGATCCTGTCAGACAAACGGATATTGGAAGAAATTGAAAAAGGCACTATTATTATTTCGCCTTTTGACCGGAAGTATCTTGGTACCAACTCTTATGACGTGCACCTTGGCAAATATCTCGCCACCTACAAAGATCGTATTCTGGACGCACGCAAACACAATGAAATCGAGCATTTCGAAATACCGGAAGAAGGTTATGTGCTGCAACCCGGTACCCTTTACCTGGGCGTAACCGAGGAATACACCGAAACCCATGCGCATGTGCCTTTCCTGGAAGGCAAGTCCAGCACGGGCCGCCTCGGTATAGACATTCACGCTACCGCTGGCAAAGGCGATGTAGGCTTCTGCAACACCTGGACCCTGGAAATCTCCTGCGCACAGCCCGTAAGGATCTACGCCGGTATGCCCATCGGCCAGCTGATTTATTTTGTAGTGGAAGGCGAAGTGGAAACGATGTATAACAAAAAAGGCAATGCCAAATACAACAGCCGCACCATCAAACCAGTGGAAAGCATGATGTGGCGCAACGATTTTTAGTTCCTGTAAACCAGGCGTTTTTAAAAGCATTTCAAAATACAAGGGGCGAAGATCAATTGGTTTGATCTTCGCCCCTTGTGTTCTGTTTTTATAGCATTCAAACTACTCCAAAGAAAAGGAGTCTCATCATTCCATTATTTTTTACCCATACTTTTTTTTAAGGCACCTGATATATCACCTCATGGGCTTCTGTAAGCGTGGGCACTTCCAGCTTGCTGATAAGCCTTTCCATGGCGGCGGAGGGCACGATATGTTCCCGCTGCGTGTTTTGCTGCAACAACCGCGCAGCCGGCACTTCCACGTAT belongs to Chitinophaga sp. HK235 and includes:
- the lpdA gene encoding dihydrolipoyl dehydrogenase, translated to MAYDVIVIGSGPGGYVAAIRASQLGFKTAVVERESLGGICLNWGCIPTKALLKTAQVFEYTQHSKDYGITIGDAKVDFEAVIKRSRGVADKMSRGVQFLMKKNKIDVLMGDGKVKAKGQVEVTDKDGKATVHEAKHIILATGARARELPNLKIDGKNVIGYRQAMVLPQQPKSMIVVGSGAIGVEFAYFYATLGTKVTIVEFLPRIVPVEDEDISKELEKIYKKKGIEIMTNASVEAVEAAGNGVKAKVKTQTGEITLEADVVLSAVGIAANIENIGLEAMGIKTDKGRVVVDKYYQTNVPGIYAIGDMVPGQALAHVASKEGIVCVEAIAYNEKKYAHKPETIDYMNIPGCTYCAPEIASVGYTEKAAKEAGYEVKVGKFPFSASGKASAAGATEGFVKVIFDAKYGEWLGTHMIGANVTEIIAETVVARKLETTYQEVLDSIHPHPTMSESVKDAIEVAYGEAIHL
- a CDS encoding outer membrane lipoprotein carrier protein LolA — translated: MKKFVLTGLLLSGIVFSGMAQSKVANDPKAKTVLDGVSNKFKSLKSVVANFVLRVEGAKNGVNDSKKGTVYLKGAKYKVTLPGQEIISDNKTSWTYAKDVNEVTINNVDQSSGAMTPAKLFTNFYDKDYLYRLDGETNEKGKVLQNIELTPTDKSKNIFKVIVSVDKKNQSIAKMKVFEKNGNHYTYEITSFTPNANVTDATFTFDAKKYPGVEVVDLR
- a CDS encoding DNA translocase FtsK → MSKNKLKTEKPESKKPKAPAPNPDVLKKDKEPEVKVKELVKDERTHKVMGVFFLLLSVYCFIAFTSYLFTWEDDQDKVFRYSTKELLIGDVKVDNLLGRLGAYVSHNFFYNGVGIAAYLFCYFFFIIGVNFIVGRRVFRVWRNVKYIIFGLLFISMSMAFVANGADFPWGGALGNALDKWTSGFVGKTGTALLLLVAGFSWLIWKFNFNFKWPEKKVKPPKPVPVAPVVANTPVPVTPATNMQATAPVPEPARGNSLKGNVPLAPQLQEEEEELEEIPMQLIEKEEEPVMPAHVPYMPPVAPTPPPQPPVAKMPAPPEPEMIEEEEEEEDPGPLLYVEEVPEESPAPPKKRNQPEEVAFEIKQTFKDEEDDTEELATVRPTVPVDPYDPSLDLRDYRYPGLDLLENHNADKIIVQDTGELEKNKNQIIDTLKNYDISIQKISATVGPTVTLYEIVPAAGVRISRIKNLEDDIALSLSALGIRIIAPIPGKGTIGIEVPNVKKSIVSLKNLLASEKFQSSTMDLPIALGKKIDNENFIADLAKMPHLLMAGATGQGKSVGINTLLVSLLYKKHPSQLKFVLVDPKKVELSLYKLIEKHFLAKLPGEDDAIITDTKKVIHTLNALCIEMDLRYDLLKEAGTRNIREYNAKFTQRRLNPQKGHRYLPFIVLVVDEFADLIMTAGKEVEMPIARLAQLARAVGIHLIIATQRPSVNIITGTIKANFPARVAFKVSSKIDSRTILDIGGAEQLIGQGDMLVSFNGELVRLQCAFVDTPEVENVAEFIGHQKGYPDAFLLPEYVDDKDSEGKELSLADRDPLFEEAAQVIVQTQQGSTSLLQRRMKLGYNRAGRLMDQLEAAGIVGPNMGSKARDVLVKTDSELQEILNDLL
- a CDS encoding S9 family peptidase, with product MHKGLWLLWLSISLCTVAWAQQSKDITGKWYGVTKSYYGDKQRLTVVLEKERDGYKGELRNPDYNDEAITLDHVIYRQDTLLLRVDTIKFAYTGVWNEASKQFQGIFTWNGQQGEFNLSRREIRQSDVYKRPQEPKPPYPYHTDEVKFTNEHDHVSLAGTFTRPAEWGRYPVVVLLNGSGPQDRNDEMAGHKTFLVLADFLARNGIASLRFDDRGVGASGGVYEKSNIYDFAGDANAAIAYLKTRKDVDPYTVGLLGHSEGAIVAQIAAANNKSIAFVVSMAGPGITGRQLVDQKVIMDGRMAGESDAEIKARVESLKPYWDALASDTNYVVAATRAKSALRDIYRASPEEVKKQVSEETFVNDIHFDRELSSILLYKPLDYLKQIKCPFMAINGTRDMQVEATTNLNAIERALRENGNMLVTIRKFDGLNHLFQRCKTCTVGEYGDLEQTIDPLVPEFIAHWILQLPPRAR
- a CDS encoding DUF423 domain-containing protein, with product MHKSFLVWAAALGALAVILGAFGAHKLKELVPPETVSTFQTGVTYQFYHVFALLVTGILFAHVPGAQLEWAGRCFIIGIFLFSGSLYALTMLKATGSVGLRGIGIITPIGGLVFIAGWISLLMGVLKIKA
- a CDS encoding shikimate kinase — encoded protein: MKIFLLGFMGAGKSYWGKQLADHWQLPYYDLDEVIVEAEEMAISDIFATKGEDYFREKESLLLRELSRQDNFLISCGGGTPCFQDNMDFMNEHGITIWINPSLEAMVERLQRKKHKRPLIQDLDDEDLLDFVEKKMAERRPFYEQSRHIISSDNISLDTFTKNIEHA
- a CDS encoding 4'-phosphopantetheinyl transferase superfamily protein, which translates into the protein MPLIRTIQIDPETRLGVWSIEEQESFFRERVNISPEIHHPHKRLQHFAGRYLLVTLFPEFPIEKIQISGSRKPVLTCDSYHFSISHCGDHVAAIVSTKAAVGIDIEEVKDKIEKVSHKFLSPDERDFIDPTHALPHKTICWSAKEAMFKWYGLGSVDFRENLVLQPFVYQPMGFISANFVKPDSNTRLYLQYIIENGLCLAWTHPA
- the dcd gene encoding dCTP deaminase; translated protein: MILSDKRILEEIEKGTIIISPFDRKYLGTNSYDVHLGKYLATYKDRILDARKHNEIEHFEIPEEGYVLQPGTLYLGVTEEYTETHAHVPFLEGKSSTGRLGIDIHATAGKGDVGFCNTWTLEISCAQPVRIYAGMPIGQLIYFVVEGEVETMYNKKGNAKYNSRTIKPVESMMWRNDF